AATCTTGAATACTTAAAACGTGGACAACTTAGAGTCGAAAAAATTGGAAGAGGCGTAGCTTGGCTCGATACTGGTACTCCTGAAGCTTTGCTTCAAGCATCAAACTTTTTCGGGGTAATTGAAGATCGACAAGGTTTAAAAGTCGCTTGCATTGAAGAAATAGCTTATCTCAAAAATTTCATATCAAAAAGTGAGTTCGCAAATTTGATCTCACGAATTCCAAAGTCCAACTATCGCGATTATCTCGACAAAGTGATAAGAGAGGCATAAGCACCTAACATGAAATTTAAAAAAACACCTATTTCTGGATTATTAGTTATTGAACCGGATGTTTTCGAAGACAATCGGGGGTACTTTTTTGAATCATTCAGTGAGAAAAAATACTCTGAATTGGGTAGTACAATTAAATTTGTTCAAGATAATATTTCAAAATCTAAACATGGAACTGTGCGAGGACTTCATTATCAAGTAGGAGAATCTTCTCAAGGAAAATTGTGTCAAGTATTGAAGGGAAGAGTTCTCGACGTTGCAGTTGATATTCGTTTCGGCTCACCTACATTTGGTAAATATTTTGCGATTGAACTTTCTGAGCAAAATCACTTACAGTTCTGGATGCCATTAGGCTTTGCACATGGTTTCGCCGTACTTTCTGACGAGGCAATATTTTCATATAAATGTACTGCTCTTTACGAAAAAACTGCTGAAAGATGTATAATTTATAACGACAAATCGCTGCACATTGATTGGATGGTTGAAAATCCAATTGTTTCAAATAAAGATTTAGCTGGAATTGAATTTTCGAAAATTGAGGAAGACTTTAATTTTTCCATTCAAGAAATTGTATGAAACAATTTGATGTTGTTGTTGTCGGTGCTGGAATTGTAGGGCTTGCGACTGCACTTAAGCTGCTCAAAAATAAATCTAGTTTAAAAGTCGCAATTATCGAAAAGGAAAATGACGTTGCAAAACATCAGACGGGAAACAACAGCGGGGTGATACATTCAGGCATTTACTACAAACCCGGAAGCTTAAAGGCAAAGAATTGCGTCGATGGTTACAATCAATTAATAAAATTCTGCCGGGAAGAAAACATCAAATTTGAATTATGCGGAAAGATAATTATTGCAGTTAATGAGAAGGAAATTCCAACTCTAAATATGATTTATGATAGAGGAATTCAAAATGGATTATCTGATCTGAAAATTATTAGCCAGGAGCAGATAAAAGAGTATGAGCCCCATGCACGCGGTCTTAAAGCTATACATGTACCTCAAGCAGGAATTATTGATTTCAAGGAAGTCGCAAAAAAATATACCTCTGTTATTGAGAAGAATGGAGGCGAAATATTTTACTCTCATAAATTACTAAATTTAAAGTCGATTAAATCAGACATTATTTCCGAGACAACGAAAGGTGAATTCATCTCGAAGTATTTCGTAAGTTGCGCAGGACTTTTCTCAGACAGAGTTGCAAAATTAACAAATAAACATCTACCAATTCGAATTATTCCATTTCGCGGTGAATATTATAAATTAAAAGAAAATAAAAAATATTTAGTTAAAAATTTAATTTATCCCGTACCTGATCCTGCATTTCCATTTTTAGGTGTTCATTTTACCCGGATGATCGATGGCGGCGTAGAAGCGGGTCCGAATGCAGTTTTATCATTTAAGAGAGAAGGGTATAAAAAGAATTCTTTCAATATGTTGGATACATTGGAAACTTTTTCATGGAAAGGATTTCATAAAGTTGTTTCAAAATATTGGAGAGTTGGAGTGGGTGAATTTTACAGATCTTACAATAAAAAAGCTTTTGTAAAAGCTCTTGGGAAATTAGTTCCAGAAATTAATGGGGATGATTTAATCGCTGGCGGCGCTGGAGTAAGAGCGCAAGCTTGCGATTTACAAGGTGGATTGTTAGATGATTTTAATATTCAAGATAGCGGAAATATAATTCATGTTTGCAATGCACCTTCCCCTGCTGCCACAGCCTCGCTTTCAATCGGAGATCATATTGCTAATCTTATTCTTAAAAAAATGAGTTGAGCGGAATCTTACTCGATCTGACATTGTTAATCAAATATGTTGTACTTATAATTATTTAAAAAGGATAATATGAAGCAATTAATATTCACAGTAATTATTTCAGTCTTAATTTTTGGGTGTCAAAAAGAGGAGAAAGATTCTGCGAATCAGCAATCGACTCCGATGATGGACCCGCAAGTGAAGCAAAAGACATCATCTTCAACAATTTCTATCTCGGATGATGTTTTGATGGAGATTGACCCGGCAATTAAAAGTTATTCAGACGGATTAAAAACTTCTTTAACGAAACACGATGCGGATCAATCTTTGACAAATAAATCAGAACTTGTCGAAGCCTATGTTCGGTTCGCAGATTATATGCAGTACGAAAGTACGGTCTCTCCCATGAAAGGTAAATATAGAAAAGCTCTTTCGCTTTACCGCAAAGCTTTGGAATTGGATTTGGGAAACTCCAAAATAGTGGCGGAGATTGCACAAATCGAAGACATTTATCGGAGTATGGGAAGACCAATTCCGGCAGACTAAAGAAGTGATTGTTTTTTAATCGAATAATTCCGATTATTGCAACAAAAAAATTTTCAGTTTAATTTTGAAATACTTATCGGGCTCGTAGCTCAGTTGGTTAGAGCAGCTGACTCATAATCAGCGGGTCGGAGGTTCAAGTCCTTCCGGGCCCACTCGTAACGCCTTGTAGGATAATCACTTACAAGGCGTTTAAAATTTAAACCCTCTGGAATTATTAAATTGTCCGTGAAAATACGGTGTGAAATTTTCAATTAAAATAATTTATGAACTTATTTTTTAGAATCTAATGGACTTACCATATTTTCACTGCCAACAAGGGTAATTAGATCTCGATATGTTATAATTTTTATTTTATTACTTTTAATAGAATCGATAAAATCACTGGAGAGCATAGCATCCAGCTCAGCTTGACGATGACGGCTCATTTCTGTTGGGCCGAAGGGATTCAAATCTAACATTGCACGAAGTTCATCGTTATCTATTCCGAGATGACAGACTAGTAAATTTACTTTGCCCTTTTCTAATCGGTTGGTAATTATATCAATTAAAGTATCTTTCTTCATTTCGATCGGCGCCGAATACATATTGTCAGTATAAAACTCGCCAAAGTATCTCGATATGCCGAGCTTATACTCTTTCGCAAGCTTTTCTACGATTGCTCGATATTCCGGTTTATCTACTGCTGTTCCCATATGATAATCGATATAATCGATCTGCAGACCTGATCGGACAGCTCTTTTAACTTGGGCATGAAGTTCTTTTTCTACTTCATCCAATTTCGGATTATTCTCATAAAGAGTTTTCCTGGAAGGAAAGAAATAACCTTCT
The genomic region above belongs to Ignavibacteria bacterium and contains:
- the lhgO gene encoding L-2-hydroxyglutarate oxidase; the protein is MKQFDVVVVGAGIVGLATALKLLKNKSSLKVAIIEKENDVAKHQTGNNSGVIHSGIYYKPGSLKAKNCVDGYNQLIKFCREENIKFELCGKIIIAVNEKEIPTLNMIYDRGIQNGLSDLKIISQEQIKEYEPHARGLKAIHVPQAGIIDFKEVAKKYTSVIEKNGGEIFYSHKLLNLKSIKSDIISETTKGEFISKYFVSCAGLFSDRVAKLTNKHLPIRIIPFRGEYYKLKENKKYLVKNLIYPVPDPAFPFLGVHFTRMIDGGVEAGPNAVLSFKREGYKKNSFNMLDTLETFSWKGFHKVVSKYWRVGVGEFYRSYNKKAFVKALGKLVPEINGDDLIAGGAGVRAQACDLQGGLLDDFNIQDSGNIIHVCNAPSPAATASLSIGDHIANLILKKMS
- a CDS encoding ChbG/HpnK family deacetylase, producing the protein MKKFILTTAIVLLAVLVNAQIISDSVVVLIRCDDSGMSNSTNLALEKFAATKIPFSTSVMFACPWYQQAVDILKANPHISVGIHLTLNAEWKNYRWGPILGKEVPSLTDTEGYFFPSRKTLYENNPKLDEVEKELHAQVKRAVRSGLQIDYIDYHMGTAVDKPEYRAIVEKLAKEYKLGISRYFGEFYTDNMYSAPIEMKKDTLIDIITNRLEKGKVNLLVCHLGIDNDELRAMLDLNPFGPTEMSRHRQAELDAMLSSDFIDSIKSNKIKIITYRDLITLVGSENMVSPLDSKK
- the rfbC gene encoding dTDP-4-dehydrorhamnose 3,5-epimerase translates to MKFKKTPISGLLVIEPDVFEDNRGYFFESFSEKKYSELGSTIKFVQDNISKSKHGTVRGLHYQVGESSQGKLCQVLKGRVLDVAVDIRFGSPTFGKYFAIELSEQNHLQFWMPLGFAHGFAVLSDEAIFSYKCTALYEKTAERCIIYNDKSLHIDWMVENPIVSNKDLAGIEFSKIEEDFNFSIQEIV